A part of Terriglobus roseus genomic DNA contains:
- a CDS encoding enolase C-terminal domain-like protein: MPVLLNRRNFLSAAAAISSSPWSNAAAAMQPDRPTGIAPLKIEAVDLLELHGQYQQQAGINKQAQVNPEDIYESLRPPVYSDRPGEERTVKYEAIYLRIRATGGLEGLYGPIEKEPAMVVQERLRPFLIGKDALAGEVMWDQLYRSDRHSRDGYYMMAISAVDNTLWDLRGKVYGVPVYRLLGGPSRDKLEMYVSALGSSLELDKVRTRALELQKQGFRYQKWFIAYGPGSGPEGMRKNVELVKTLRETLGEDTELMFDTYSGWDQTYALEWAHRVEPYRVRWMEEVTHPEKIGSFAEMHRSTTIPIAAGEHFYGRWEVQRYLKENALSVVQADPEWCGGITELIKIGTVCSLYDVPCIPHGHSLRAAAHTIFSQSPMTFPLGEYLAIKMQHYYHFEKNPMTVENAHIALPTGPGFNVQLDPAKILTQRTLAEPA; this comes from the coding sequence GCCGGACCGCCCCACGGGCATCGCTCCGCTGAAGATTGAAGCTGTTGACCTGCTGGAACTCCACGGCCAATACCAGCAGCAGGCAGGCATCAACAAGCAGGCGCAGGTCAATCCTGAGGACATCTACGAAAGCCTGCGGCCGCCTGTCTACAGCGACCGCCCCGGCGAAGAACGCACCGTCAAGTATGAGGCGATCTACCTCCGCATTCGCGCCACTGGCGGACTCGAGGGCCTCTACGGCCCCATCGAGAAAGAACCGGCAATGGTGGTGCAGGAACGCCTTCGCCCCTTCCTCATCGGCAAGGACGCGCTGGCGGGCGAAGTCATGTGGGACCAGCTTTACCGTAGCGACCGCCACAGCCGCGACGGTTATTACATGATGGCCATCTCTGCCGTGGACAACACGCTGTGGGACCTGCGCGGCAAGGTTTACGGCGTGCCCGTCTATCGTCTTCTCGGCGGCCCATCGCGCGACAAGCTGGAAATGTACGTCAGCGCCCTCGGTAGCTCGCTGGAACTCGACAAAGTCCGCACACGCGCTCTGGAGCTGCAGAAACAGGGCTTCCGCTATCAGAAGTGGTTCATCGCCTACGGCCCCGGTTCAGGGCCGGAAGGCATGCGCAAAAACGTGGAGTTGGTGAAGACGCTCCGCGAAACACTCGGCGAAGACACCGAACTCATGTTCGACACCTACAGCGGATGGGACCAAACCTATGCGCTGGAATGGGCGCACCGCGTGGAGCCCTACCGCGTGCGTTGGATGGAGGAGGTCACGCACCCGGAAAAGATTGGCAGCTTCGCAGAGATGCACCGCAGCACCACCATCCCCATTGCCGCGGGCGAACACTTCTACGGCCGCTGGGAGGTGCAGCGCTACCTCAAAGAGAACGCGCTCTCCGTCGTACAGGCCGACCCTGAATGGTGCGGCGGCATCACCGAGCTCATCAAGATCGGCACCGTCTGCTCGCTTTACGATGTGCCCTGCATCCCGCACGGCCACAGCCTGCGCGCCGCAGCGCACACCATCTTCAGCCAGAGCCCCATGACCTTCCCGCTGGGCGAATACCTCGCCATCAAGATGCAGCACTATTACCACTTCGAGAAGAACCCAATGACAGTTGAGAACGCACACATCGCGCTGCCAACTGGCCCCGGGTTCAACGTGCAGCTCGATCCTGCAAAGATCCTCACGCAACGCACACTGGCAGAGCCTGCGTGA
- a CDS encoding penicillin acylase family protein: MKRLVLAAFALTASLAVAQKGAVDYRLPEQQRWAAHAHAITITRDTWGIAHVKGKTDADAVFGMIYTQCEDDFNRVETNYLVSLGRVSEADGESKLWQDLRQQLFIDPVVLKRDFNDSPDWLKALMEAWADGANFYLAKHPDVKPRALTHFEPWMALSFTEGSIGGDIERVNLKSLEDFYGASSATKQGRIDTHNAVVAQLAQVNRDVEPGGSNGAAIAPANTANHHALLLINPHTSFFFRSELQMQSEEGLNAYGAVTWGQIFIYQGFNDRVGWMHTSSNVDAVDEFKNTIVKIGDNVIGYKYGAEIKPFTRRTITLKYKAADGSMKSRSFEGIADHRGPIVRKDGEQWVSVQLMNIPIKALEQSFLRTKARSYGEYKKTMELMANSSNNTIFASADGDIAYWHGNYIPERDTRFDYTKPVDGTNPATDWQGLTSLEQIPQLRNPHSGWIENVNNAPWSGSGESSLKKKDYPPYVEQGTETARGVHMVKVLNDRKDFTLDSLLTSAFDPYLPYFATTIPELLKAYDALPQDAPQRAKLAPQIEILRKWDDKWAADSVATTLAVYWGEASGTPAAAAARRSGMLWEEYVVANVPPADLLAGLQKATDRLTEDFGTWQKPWGEVNRYQRLDDSIVPHFDDAQPSIAIPFTASTWGSLAAFAARSYPNTKKRYGTSGNSFVAVVEFGPDRVRARAVTCGGESGHPDSKHFNDEQDRYASGDFREVMYYPDQLRGHVERTYHPGE, translated from the coding sequence GTGAAGCGTCTCGTCCTTGCCGCCTTTGCCCTCACCGCATCGCTCGCCGTTGCGCAAAAGGGAGCCGTCGACTACCGCCTCCCGGAGCAACAACGCTGGGCCGCGCACGCACACGCCATCACGATCACGCGCGACACGTGGGGCATTGCACACGTCAAAGGCAAGACCGATGCCGATGCTGTCTTCGGCATGATCTACACGCAGTGCGAAGACGACTTCAACCGCGTGGAGACGAACTATCTCGTATCGCTTGGCCGAGTGAGCGAAGCCGACGGCGAATCGAAGCTGTGGCAGGACCTACGTCAGCAACTCTTCATTGATCCTGTCGTTCTTAAGCGTGACTTCAACGACAGCCCTGACTGGCTGAAAGCGCTGATGGAAGCGTGGGCTGACGGTGCAAACTTCTACCTGGCAAAACACCCCGATGTAAAACCACGCGCACTGACACACTTCGAACCATGGATGGCGCTCAGCTTCACGGAAGGCTCCATTGGCGGCGACATTGAACGTGTGAACCTGAAGTCGCTGGAAGACTTCTATGGTGCTTCCTCCGCGACGAAGCAAGGCCGCATCGACACGCACAACGCCGTCGTTGCCCAGCTTGCACAGGTCAATCGCGATGTAGAACCGGGTGGTTCAAACGGCGCAGCCATTGCACCCGCGAATACTGCGAACCATCACGCATTGCTGCTCATCAATCCCCACACATCGTTCTTCTTCCGCAGCGAATTGCAGATGCAAAGTGAAGAGGGCCTGAACGCGTACGGTGCGGTTACATGGGGACAGATCTTCATCTATCAGGGCTTCAACGACCGCGTGGGTTGGATGCATACCTCATCCAACGTTGATGCCGTAGACGAATTCAAGAACACCATCGTGAAGATTGGCGATAACGTCATCGGCTACAAGTATGGCGCGGAGATAAAGCCCTTCACACGCCGCACCATCACATTGAAGTACAAAGCCGCGGACGGCTCCATGAAGTCACGCAGCTTTGAAGGCATCGCTGATCATCGCGGCCCCATCGTGCGCAAAGACGGCGAACAGTGGGTCTCAGTACAGCTGATGAACATTCCTATTAAGGCTCTGGAGCAGAGCTTCCTTCGCACGAAGGCGCGTAGCTACGGCGAATACAAAAAGACGATGGAGTTGATGGCGAATTCGTCCAACAACACCATCTTCGCCAGCGCCGACGGCGACATCGCTTATTGGCACGGCAACTACATTCCAGAGCGCGACACGCGCTTTGACTACACCAAGCCCGTTGACGGCACTAATCCCGCTACTGACTGGCAGGGCCTCACCTCGTTGGAACAGATTCCGCAGCTTCGCAATCCCCACAGTGGCTGGATTGAGAACGTAAACAATGCACCGTGGAGCGGTTCAGGCGAAAGCTCGCTGAAGAAAAAGGACTACCCGCCTTACGTGGAGCAAGGTACGGAAACCGCGCGCGGCGTTCACATGGTTAAGGTTCTTAACGATCGAAAAGACTTCACGCTGGACTCGCTGCTGACCAGCGCGTTCGATCCGTATCTTCCCTACTTCGCAACGACCATTCCTGAATTGCTGAAGGCATACGACGCACTGCCGCAGGACGCTCCACAACGCGCAAAGCTCGCACCGCAGATCGAAATCCTGCGTAAGTGGGATGACAAGTGGGCCGCCGACTCAGTCGCCACCACACTCGCTGTCTATTGGGGTGAGGCCAGCGGCACACCTGCTGCAGCAGCAGCGCGGCGCTCCGGCATGCTGTGGGAGGAATACGTAGTAGCTAATGTGCCACCCGCTGACCTGCTCGCGGGACTGCAGAAAGCCACCGACAGACTGACCGAAGACTTCGGCACATGGCAGAAGCCGTGGGGTGAAGTGAATCGGTATCAACGTTTGGATGACAGCATCGTGCCACACTTTGACGACGCACAGCCCAGCATCGCGATTCCCTTCACTGCATCCACATGGGGATCGCTCGCGGCGTTCGCAGCGCGCAGCTATCCCAACACGAAGAAGCGTTACGGCACCAGCGGAAACAGCTTCGTTGCCGTAGTTGAGTTCGGTCCGGATCGCGTCCGCGCACGCGCTGTCACGTGCGGCGGCGAAAGTGGCCACCCCGATTCGAAGCACTTTAATGACGAGCAGGATCGTTACGCCAGCGGCGACTTCCGCGAGGTGATGTACTATCCCGACCAGCTACGCGGTCATGTGGAACGCACGTACCATCCTGGTGAATAA
- a CDS encoding LytR/AlgR family response regulator transcription factor: MPLNAVIVDDEALARRELRYLLERAGEVDVVAEASNGLEAVSTVLDHAPDVLFMDVQMPGLDGFGVLKRLMEDRSLRMPEVIFATAFDQYAVRAFEVNAIDYLLKPFEEKRVALAVEKARMRRAGQTLAAAETQLEPVAQASAEERLESLLKLLEVQAQQAVTAPKQRSGKVVVRSAQRLLLVDQREICFASIEEGAISVVTPTLEGMSNVRTLEELLDQLDPETFWRAHRSFVVNIQHIREVVPWFKSSYLLRMDDRKHTEIPVARAQVKRLRELFNL; the protein is encoded by the coding sequence ATGCCTTTGAATGCCGTCATTGTGGACGATGAAGCGCTGGCGCGGCGCGAACTCCGTTACCTGCTGGAACGCGCTGGCGAGGTCGATGTGGTGGCCGAAGCCTCCAACGGATTGGAAGCAGTTTCCACCGTGCTGGATCACGCGCCGGACGTCCTGTTCATGGATGTACAGATGCCCGGGCTGGACGGCTTCGGCGTGTTGAAGCGGCTCATGGAAGACCGTTCGCTGCGCATGCCTGAGGTCATTTTTGCCACGGCATTTGACCAGTACGCGGTCCGCGCGTTTGAAGTAAACGCCATTGATTACCTGCTGAAGCCATTCGAAGAAAAGCGCGTTGCCCTTGCGGTTGAGAAGGCGCGCATGCGTCGTGCGGGCCAAACGCTTGCCGCAGCCGAGACGCAACTTGAACCTGTTGCGCAGGCAAGCGCTGAGGAGCGTCTGGAAAGTCTTCTAAAGCTGCTGGAGGTTCAGGCGCAGCAAGCTGTAACCGCTCCCAAACAACGATCCGGCAAGGTCGTAGTCCGTTCTGCACAACGTTTGTTGTTGGTGGACCAGCGAGAGATCTGCTTCGCCTCCATTGAAGAAGGCGCCATCTCTGTTGTGACACCAACGCTGGAAGGCATGAGTAACGTCCGCACGCTGGAAGAACTCTTGGATCAGCTCGATCCAGAGACGTTCTGGCGTGCGCATCGCAGCTTTGTGGTGAACATTCAGCACATCCGCGAAGTGGTGCCGTGGTTCAAATCCAGCTACTTATTGCGCATGGACGACCGCAAACACACTGAGATTCCAGTGGCGCGCGCGCAGGTGAAGCGGCTGCGCGAACTCTTCAACCTTTAA
- the rnc gene encoding ribonuclease III, producing MAKRSKAAEQVQPAEPAESLEDRLRYQFRNPDLLRLALTHSSLAFEKGDGTPNRTTEDNEQLEFLGDAVVGLIVTELLIQHFPDRREGDLTRMRAMLVSGKSMSEAAVRLGIGRDLFLGRGEESTGGRTRSSVLADAVEAIVAAIFRDAGNAGSAPGGGLRAAKAFVEREIFKPRLTDLKMAASQGARFGGIVGDWKSALQELLQARGEGQPTYRTLEETGDAHNKRFRVEVLLGDRVMGEGEGGSKKAAQQAAAHIAYDLLNPEIADGVIATA from the coding sequence ATGGCGAAGCGTTCGAAAGCAGCGGAACAGGTGCAACCAGCGGAACCGGCAGAGTCGCTGGAAGACCGACTGCGCTACCAGTTTCGCAATCCTGACCTGCTGCGACTGGCGCTGACGCATAGTTCGCTGGCCTTTGAAAAAGGCGACGGCACGCCGAACCGCACCACGGAAGACAATGAGCAGCTTGAGTTTCTGGGCGATGCCGTTGTCGGCCTCATCGTTACCGAGTTGCTGATTCAGCACTTTCCCGACCGCCGTGAGGGTGACCTGACCCGCATGCGTGCCATGCTGGTAAGCGGTAAGAGCATGAGCGAGGCGGCTGTACGTCTCGGCATTGGGCGCGACCTGTTCCTGGGACGTGGCGAAGAATCCACCGGCGGGCGGACGCGTTCCAGCGTTCTGGCAGACGCCGTGGAAGCCATTGTTGCAGCAATCTTTCGCGATGCCGGTAACGCCGGTTCTGCCCCCGGCGGCGGGTTGCGCGCAGCGAAGGCGTTTGTGGAGCGCGAAATCTTCAAGCCACGTCTGACTGATCTGAAAATGGCTGCGTCGCAGGGTGCGCGTTTCGGCGGAATTGTGGGCGATTGGAAGTCCGCCTTGCAGGAGTTGCTGCAGGCGCGCGGCGAGGGGCAGCCGACGTATCGCACGCTGGAAGAGACAGGCGATGCGCACAACAAGCGCTTCCGCGTGGAAGTGCTGTTGGGCGACCGCGTAATGGGCGAGGGCGAGGGCGGTAGCAAGAAAGCCGCGCAGCAAGCTGCTGCGCATATCGCCTATGACCTGTTGAATCCTGAGATTGCGGACGGGGTAATCGCCACCGCATGA
- the lepB gene encoding signal peptidase I: MMRRAASFVADAMGQMASSLARLTVVALFVITFVVQPSQIPTGSMIPTLLVGDFVLVNKQVYADPGHFRWLMPYRDPRRDDIIVFHYPIDPAQLLVKRVIAVPGDRVHLHEGQVVLNGQPLKEPFALYTPTGRSPYRDEFPNLQRADPAAEATWWIELRQRIRAGDLPIPAGRYFAMGDNRNNSQDSRFWGLVPRNSLVGDPFLIYLSTAPTPEHPRGHLRFDRIGRIVR; the protein is encoded by the coding sequence ATGATGCGACGCGCGGCCAGCTTCGTTGCCGATGCAATGGGCCAGATGGCCTCGTCGTTGGCGCGGCTTACGGTCGTGGCGCTGTTCGTCATCACATTTGTGGTTCAGCCATCGCAAATCCCAACGGGGTCAATGATTCCGACTCTGCTCGTCGGCGATTTTGTGCTCGTCAACAAGCAGGTTTACGCCGATCCCGGTCACTTTCGCTGGCTCATGCCATACCGTGATCCGCGGCGCGACGACATCATCGTCTTTCATTACCCCATCGACCCAGCCCAGCTACTGGTGAAGCGCGTGATCGCCGTTCCCGGAGATCGGGTGCATCTTCATGAGGGGCAAGTAGTGCTGAATGGCCAACCATTGAAAGAGCCGTTCGCTCTGTACACGCCCACAGGCCGTTCGCCGTATCGCGATGAGTTTCCGAATCTGCAGCGTGCTGATCCCGCCGCAGAAGCGACATGGTGGATTGAACTGCGACAACGCATCCGAGCAGGAGATCTGCCCATACCGGCGGGCCGCTATTTTGCCATGGGCGACAACCGCAACAACAGCCAGGACAGCCGCTTCTGGGGGCTTGTTCCGAGGAACTCGCTCGTTGGCGATCCGTTCCTTATCTACCTGAGCACCGCGCCCACGCCAGAGCATCCACGCGGACATCTGCGCTTCGATCGCATCGGCAGAATTGTCCGCTGA
- a CDS encoding class I SAM-dependent methyltransferase: MATTPGIDQIKQGMRNTWMAGDFGVIAKTISVGAEEFAHSLGLPAGAKVLDVATGTGNVAIPLARTGCVVTGVDIAPNLLVQARERAAAEGLAVTFDEGDAEALPYADGSFDAVVTMFGAMFAPRPELVAKEFARVLRPGGLLAMANWNPESFTGKMLRAGSKHVPPPSGIAPPVQWGDEAIVQQRLADGFTDIHTELAPIDFDLPGGPAAAVQLFRTYYGPTHVAFGRLDEAGQAALAADLVALWSEHNVADNPTSHTLVRNEYRKVTARRA, from the coding sequence GTGGCGACAACACCGGGCATTGATCAGATCAAACAAGGCATGCGCAACACGTGGATGGCGGGCGACTTTGGCGTCATTGCGAAAACTATCTCTGTGGGAGCCGAAGAGTTTGCGCACAGCCTAGGTCTACCTGCGGGCGCAAAAGTATTGGATGTAGCAACGGGAACAGGCAACGTGGCGATTCCGCTGGCACGCACAGGATGCGTTGTGACCGGCGTGGACATTGCGCCTAACCTGCTGGTGCAGGCACGCGAACGCGCCGCGGCGGAAGGCTTGGCCGTGACCTTCGACGAAGGTGATGCGGAAGCACTGCCTTATGCCGACGGAAGCTTTGACGCTGTAGTGACTATGTTCGGTGCCATGTTCGCCCCTCGGCCAGAACTGGTGGCGAAGGAGTTTGCGCGCGTTCTCAGGCCCGGTGGTCTGCTGGCGATGGCGAACTGGAATCCTGAGAGCTTTACCGGCAAGATGCTCCGCGCAGGATCGAAGCACGTTCCTCCGCCGTCGGGAATTGCGCCGCCGGTTCAGTGGGGCGATGAGGCAATCGTGCAGCAGCGCCTAGCCGACGGCTTCACGGACATCCATACGGAACTGGCCCCGATTGACTTCGATTTACCCGGCGGACCAGCGGCTGCAGTTCAACTGTTTCGCACCTATTACGGGCCCACGCATGTGGCGTTCGGACGGTTGGACGAAGCAGGACAAGCAGCCTTGGCCGCAGATCTCGTCGCTCTCTGGTCAGAGCATAACGTTGCGGACAATCCGACATCGCACACCCTGGTGCGCAACGAGTATCGCAAGGTAACGGCCCGTCGCGCTTAA
- a CDS encoding DUF4097 family beta strand repeat-containing protein: MRSITLALLLSGSFLVTASAQSTWDKSYNVNGKPMLQVQVDDAAVRVRSCGGCRTVSVRVDYRNGDPSMWSVAELQGGNGIHFALKHKEMSRSFFGGWHGNSPEVTIMTPAETDLDLRSGDGALTLAGLHGSVAAHTGDGAISAEELVGTLRLTTGDGSITLRRAEGSLYATTGDGSMNLEGRLNQFEARSGDGAITMRLMQGSTLASSSSVTTGDGSININLPRDLRAEVDVTTGDGRINSSLPFFTNTNGDRGHSHVRGTMNGGGPSLRIHSGDGNISLSGS, translated from the coding sequence ATGCGATCGATCACTCTGGCGCTGCTTTTATCGGGATCGTTTTTGGTCACGGCCTCTGCCCAATCCACATGGGACAAGAGTTACAACGTGAACGGAAAACCCATGCTGCAGGTGCAGGTGGACGACGCAGCTGTGCGCGTGCGCTCCTGTGGAGGCTGCCGCACGGTCAGCGTTCGCGTGGACTATCGCAACGGCGATCCTTCCATGTGGTCCGTCGCGGAGCTGCAAGGTGGCAACGGTATTCACTTCGCGCTGAAGCATAAGGAGATGTCGCGCAGCTTTTTCGGCGGCTGGCACGGCAACTCCCCGGAAGTGACCATCATGACGCCCGCGGAAACAGATCTGGATCTGCGGAGTGGTGATGGTGCGCTCACCCTCGCCGGCCTTCATGGCAGTGTTGCGGCGCACACGGGCGACGGCGCCATCTCCGCCGAAGAGCTTGTGGGGACGTTGCGACTGACCACCGGCGATGGCAGCATTACATTGCGCCGCGCTGAGGGTTCGCTCTATGCCACCACCGGCGATGGCAGCATGAATCTGGAGGGTCGATTGAACCAGTTTGAAGCGCGCAGTGGCGACGGCGCGATTACGATGCGCCTTATGCAGGGTTCTACGCTGGCATCTTCATCGTCCGTGACCACTGGCGACGGCAGCATCAATATCAACCTGCCGCGTGATCTGCGCGCTGAAGTCGATGTCACCACCGGCGACGGCCGCATCAATTCGTCACTTCCGTTCTTCACCAATACGAACGGTGATCGTGGGCACTCGCACGTGCGCGGCACTATGAATGGTGGAGGTCCCTCTTTGCGGATCCATTCCGGCGATGGCAACATCTCGCTGTCCGGTTCTTAA